In Anaerolineales bacterium, one DNA window encodes the following:
- a CDS encoding ArsR family transcriptional regulator translates to MYTSRQKVLNHLKKKRSASAREIARALRMSAPNVRHHLSILCSDGRVEMTALHNREGRGRPEKLYSVSQTALQDNLSVLTDALLKEKFDAVKIGKRIAQSHAQADPAANQPMTRRLAGLVLKLNEMHYQAHWEAGADGPRVFLGRCPYSKVIEGHPELCKMDAAMLEEALERSVARLVKSEVVLHGLCPFVFVVK, encoded by the coding sequence ATGTATACCTCCCGCCAAAAAGTATTGAACCATCTCAAAAAAAAACGCTCTGCTTCGGCGCGTGAGATTGCGCGCGCATTGAGGATGTCTGCTCCGAATGTGCGGCATCACCTGTCCATCCTGTGTTCGGATGGACGGGTCGAGATGACGGCGCTACACAACCGCGAAGGACGCGGCAGGCCTGAAAAGCTATATTCGGTGTCGCAAACTGCGTTGCAGGACAATCTGTCCGTTTTGACGGACGCCCTTTTGAAGGAAAAGTTCGATGCGGTAAAAATCGGGAAGCGAATTGCACAGTCTCATGCGCAGGCTGACCCTGCGGCAAACCAACCGATGACAAGGAGGTTGGCTGGGCTTGTATTGAAACTGAACGAAATGCATTATCAGGCGCATTGGGAGGCGGGGGCGGATGGGCCGCGGGTGTTCCTTGGGCGCTGCCCGTACTCAAAGGTGATTGAGGGACATCCTGAACTGTGTAAAATGGATGCAGCCATGCTGGAGGAGGCTCTTGAGCGTTCGGTAGCCCGGCTGGTGAAAAGCGAAGTTGTGCTGCACGGACTTTGCCCGTTCGTTTTTGTAGTGAAATAG
- the iscX gene encoding Fe-S cluster assembly protein IscX, translating to MTLIWESTYAIALELRRQHKDVKLEEVSLQQIYIWTLELSEFEDDPALANDDILYAIYQDWFEENIHGK from the coding sequence ATGACTCTTATTTGGGAATCCACCTACGCCATTGCATTGGAATTGCGCAGGCAGCACAAGGATGTAAAACTCGAAGAAGTGAGCCTGCAACAAATCTACATATGGACGCTTGAACTTTCGGAATTTGAGGATGATCCCGCACTCGCAAACGACGACATCCTGTATGCAATCTATCAAGACTGGTTCGAGGAGAACATTCATGGAAAATGA
- a CDS encoding 4Fe-4S binding protein, translating into MYGKGILKGLSVTWKRFWNTYLEDISWMLRGKKRYNTAEGVAHRSSAKTRGIFTVQYPEEQLLAPEEFRYIPFLVYDEGVDGKKEVRCTSCGICAKVCPPQCIWIVRTNDPSTGRPVPVPTDFYIDMDICMNCGFCAEYCPFDAIKMDHEFDIASFDRNVYNLEKLLKSASYYAGIRPQNYAREEEARKEKEAAKAAKAEAKSAA; encoded by the coding sequence ATGTATGGAAAAGGCATTCTTAAAGGATTAAGTGTCACCTGGAAGCGGTTCTGGAATACATATCTCGAGGATATTTCGTGGATGCTGCGCGGAAAGAAACGCTACAACACAGCCGAGGGCGTGGCACATCGGTCCAGCGCAAAAACCCGCGGCATCTTCACGGTGCAATACCCGGAAGAACAGCTCCTGGCACCCGAAGAGTTCCGCTACATTCCGTTTTTGGTGTACGATGAAGGTGTGGACGGAAAAAAAGAAGTGCGCTGCACTTCGTGCGGGATCTGCGCAAAGGTTTGTCCGCCGCAATGTATCTGGATCGTGCGGACAAACGATCCATCCACCGGCAGACCCGTTCCGGTCCCGACCGATTTCTATATTGACATGGATATCTGCATGAACTGCGGTTTCTGCGCAGAGTACTGTCCGTTCGATGCGATCAAGATGGATCATGAATTCGACATCGCCTCGTTTGACCGCAACGTATACAACCTTGAGAAACTACTCAAGTCCGCGTCGTACTATGCCGGCATCCGCCCGCAGAATTACGCCCGCGAAGAGGAAGCCCGCAAGGAAAAGGAAGCGGCAAAGGCCGCCAAAGCCGAAGCAAAGTCTGCGGCATGA
- a CDS encoding NADH-quinone oxidoreductase subunit C, whose amino-acid sequence MSAPASTLTVDLAGRFPNFVTADERPGFTGFIVNKDNLMEVATAVRDEFGYDLLTSVTGVDYIAENKMEVVYHAYKTSGGPGLVFKVQVDRVDPVEVPSLINIWAGVDFQEREAWDLMGIRFTGHPDLRRILMWEGYDGHPLRKDWKEPFFEEETKPFKSRWPEGNHVFSEDKNPFRDNLRFPEGFDPENYAPENEDDLYASLERFRSKGDDDRLKTDHLVVNMGPHHPSMHGVLRVAVTLEGETITGLKPVVGYLHRNHDKIGERNTYLQIIPYTDRLDYFNSMMNNFGYVTTVEKLMKIPVAERAEYIRVIMAELSRIQNHLIFIGMLINDLGSMYTPSLYAFEERELILDIFEAVSGARMMCNYFRFGGVVRDVPDDVLLKIKDLVYDRLPAKTDEMERLLSENEILVARLKGVRVLNAEDAIRYSVTGPVLRAAGVPYDLRRADPYSVYDRFDFDVAVRYSGDMMDNYLIRFDEIRQSLQILEQALKQLPGGPINSQKPQYQVRVPAGEAYGRIESPKGELAFYVVSNGKPNPYRYHVRPPSFVNLTAIETMCVGTKIADFVALLAMLDIVMGELDR is encoded by the coding sequence ATGAGCGCTCCCGCCTCAACCCTGACCGTTGACCTGGCTGGCCGTTTCCCGAACTTCGTCACTGCTGATGAACGCCCTGGTTTTACAGGCTTCATCGTCAATAAAGACAACCTCATGGAAGTGGCAACCGCCGTTCGCGACGAATTCGGCTACGACCTGCTCACGTCTGTCACCGGCGTGGACTATATTGCCGAAAACAAAATGGAAGTGGTCTATCATGCCTACAAAACCAGCGGCGGGCCGGGCCTGGTCTTCAAAGTCCAGGTCGACCGTGTTGACCCGGTCGAAGTCCCCTCGCTCATCAATATTTGGGCGGGTGTGGATTTCCAGGAGCGTGAAGCCTGGGACTTGATGGGCATCCGCTTCACAGGCCACCCGGACCTGCGCCGCATTTTGATGTGGGAAGGTTACGACGGCCACCCGCTCCGCAAGGATTGGAAGGAGCCTTTCTTCGAAGAGGAGACAAAGCCTTTCAAGAGCCGCTGGCCTGAGGGCAATCATGTCTTCTCCGAGGACAAGAATCCGTTCCGCGATAACCTCAGGTTCCCGGAAGGTTTCGACCCCGAAAATTACGCACCTGAAAATGAGGACGACCTGTACGCCTCGCTTGAACGATTCAGATCCAAAGGCGATGACGACAGGCTGAAGACCGACCACCTCGTGGTCAACATGGGTCCACACCATCCATCCATGCACGGCGTGCTGCGCGTGGCGGTGACATTGGAAGGCGAGACCATCACCGGGCTCAAACCCGTAGTGGGCTACCTGCACCGCAACCACGACAAGATTGGCGAACGCAACACCTATCTCCAGATCATCCCCTATACCGACCGCCTCGATTACTTCAACTCGATGATGAACAACTTTGGGTATGTGACCACGGTTGAAAAATTGATGAAGATCCCCGTCGCGGAACGCGCGGAGTACATCCGCGTGATCATGGCGGAGTTGAGCCGCATACAAAACCACTTGATCTTCATCGGCATGTTGATCAACGATCTTGGCTCCATGTACACGCCCTCGCTGTATGCCTTTGAAGAACGGGAATTGATCCTCGATATCTTCGAAGCCGTCTCCGGGGCGCGCATGATGTGCAACTACTTCCGCTTTGGGGGCGTGGTGCGCGATGTCCCTGATGACGTTTTGCTAAAGATAAAGGATTTGGTCTACGACCGCCTCCCCGCCAAGACCGATGAAATGGAACGCCTGCTGAGCGAGAACGAGATCCTGGTTGCACGCCTGAAGGGCGTACGGGTTTTGAATGCGGAAGATGCCATCCGCTACTCGGTCACCGGACCTGTCCTGCGTGCCGCCGGCGTACCTTATGACCTGCGCCGTGCAGACCCGTACTCCGTCTATGACCGTTTCGATTTCGATGTGGCGGTCCGATACAGCGGCGACATGATGGATAATTACCTCATCCGCTTCGATGAGATACGGCAGTCCCTGCAGATATTGGAACAGGCCCTCAAGCAATTGCCCGGGGGACCGATCAACTCGCAGAAACCACAATACCAGGTTCGGGTTCCGGCAGGCGAGGCGTATGGCCGCATCGAGTCGCCCAAAGGCGAACTGGCGTTCTACGTTGTGTCGAACGGCAAGCCAAATCCATACCGTTACCACGTGCGCCCGCCCTCGTTCGTCAACCTGACCGCCATTGAAACGATGTGTGTCGGCACAAAGATCGCAGACTTCGTTGCCCTGCTTGCCATGCTCGACATCGTGATGGGCGAACTGGACCGCTAA